The window AAAcgcttctttttttccttgccTCCGCTTTGATCGCAATTAAGAAAATAGTGCTATTGTGTATGAGATGAGTTTTGTTTGAAAAGGCGCTGTTTTGCGCTATTATTCCTTCAGAGAGGCGTAACTACCTAAAAGCAGGATTGCCGCTTTTATTTACATCGAAACCTCTTAAAGGAGTTGTAGAGAGCATTTTTTATGTCGGCAAagggtttgtttaaagaaattttttaTGCCGCAAAGGTAGATCGGTTAAatcgtttttttaattttccaacatACCCCCTATATCATGTGCTATTATAAATAGTCTTGAAAAAACTGATCACCATGTTCCAAAACCATGATGAGAGTGATCGAAACAGAAACGCTTATCTTGTCGGAGAAGGCTGTGAACCACATCATAGAGAGGCATATCAAAAAGGCTGTGAGAGCTTCCCAGTTTTATGATAATGTGGATGTTTCCAGTTTAATTCTCGATACCATCACAGAGCTGGAGAGAAGAAAGCGGGAAGAAAACAGCAGATTGTACTATCCGCCTAAAGAGGAGCAAACTGTGCCTTATGTTTATATATTGCCCAAAAATGGTAGGGTCTTTAAAGTTCGATACAGAAATATAGGGTACAGTATTGGAAAATCTTTAGGCGGATGTGATACCGATCAAATGGAAATCGTCATGGTTAAAACATCTGGGCGTTGGGACATCGTCACTGCGTATCCTTGCTCTTGAAGcagaaacctttttttaaaaaaacggctcctttaggagccaacaATTCTTGAAAAGTCAATAATCTATGGGTTTCAAGCAAACTTATGGctttactttgttttttatCTCTAAATATTGACGGATAATTGGACAATACCATCAAAGATTTTTTCTTATCCTTACAGGATAATCTCTGTGGGAagtaaaaaacattaaaagcgTGTTGTGTAGTAATCTTTTCTAGTAATTCCACCAATAAAATATAGTGGTATAATCCAGAACCATATAAAAGCGAAAGACGGTCCCACACAAACCACTTCTATTTCCAACTCATTGAGTGAAACCAGAAAAAGATAAGCGAGGACGTACAAAAAAATGGAGAATAGGCCATGGATTGAAGAATTGACGGACAGCGCCCTGAATCAAGTTTATGACGAATTCGAAGATGATTTGATGCTCGTGCAAGCGCTGGAACAATTTGAAGAAGGTAACTGAAAtgcgtaaaaaaaaacaaaaaaaaaaaaaacatgatttcCATTGCTTTTTTGTAATGTTTACATCGCGGGGAACTCAGATGTCGATGGTTCGAGATTTAATCGCAACAATTTTTtcgattattttttttcctagttttttcctactaaaattttttttttcgtttagttACAACAACTGTTATTGATCTTGTTTTTCAGAACAAAACGTACAAGATGCAGTTGAGTTGTTGCGTGAAATGGCAGAAAATGTTGACAGAGAGTTAAGAAATCTCCCCGAAACATCATCCTCGCTTGATAGTCAGCTCGTGCAAGCGCTGGAACAATTTGAAGAAGGTAACTGAAATGCGTAAAAAAAACATGATTTGCATTGCTTTCTTGAAGCGTGATATTTTACACGCGGGTACTTTCCATGAAGATGAGAGTATAGGTTTATCGTTGCGCAGAGATTTTGGATTTGTAATAATGCAAACTATGACATGGGAAAAAAAGTCGTAATTgttgattacatttttcatgttTCTCTGCTTGAAAATCATGATTTGCGATGCTGTGTTGAGAAGCGTGATATTTTACAAACGAGTACTTTCCGTGAAATGTGCAGAAAACTCGGATTTGTTACGCAAATATTAGAACTGATTTTGTCGCAAttgtcatgttttttttctctagtGTTGTAATGCGTACATCGCGGGAACTCGGATGTCGTTGGTTCGAGATTTAATCGCAACAATTTTTcgattagtttttttttcctagttCTTTCCTACTAACTTATTTTTTCGCTTAGTTACAACAACTgttattgattttgttttttagaaCAAAACGTGCAAGATGCTGTTGAGTTGTTGCGTGAAttggctgaaaatgttgacagaAAGTTAAGAAACCTCCCCGAAACATCATCCTCGCTTGATAGTCAGCAACACGGTGCTGGGGTTTTACAATCCCCTCAGGGATCTGGTCGCATAGAATTCACCCTTGAGCCCGTAGTAGAACGTCAGTCGAAAAGAATGGGAGTTCACGAACGCGTCTTTGAAACTAGAGTCCAGCAGATTGGGCCAATATTACAAGGGCAGAATTTAACGCATGCACTGATCCACGGATTACGCAGGGCATTGGAACGCTTACTCGATAATCCTGATATTGATGATCGCGACcgtattttttttcgtttaagtTCCAATCGACTCGATAACAATTTTCACAGCGCGCGATTTCAAGCAGGAGAATGGCGAAATGATGTTAGGCGGGTCGACGAATTCATGAATGTAATGAGTCGAATGCTAAACTCCAATGAACAATTTGAACTAAACGATACCTTTCAATTAGAATTTGTTCACGTGCGCGCCAGTCCACAGGGTGGGGGACATGGTAGAGATTATAAGCCGGGTCACCAAGCCTCAACCAAGTttcgattgaaaaaaaaatgtatcgTAAAGATCCCAAGGAATGAACAGAATTTGTGTTGTGCTCGCGCCATCGTCACAGCAAAAGCTCACGTGGACAACCATCCTAAATGGCGAAGTTTCCAACGAGGTTTTACCATTCAGAGCGATGAAGCGATCGCTTTACATACAGAAGCCCACGTGGAACCCGGCCTCTGTGGAATGGACGAACTAACTCGGTTTTCCCTCGCCCCCTccctatttttaaaatatcgaGTCATCATGGTAGATGTAGATCGCGCGTACGCGTGTTTTGCGTTTGGCGAAGGCGAAAAACAATTGGCGATCCTACATGAAAACGGTCATTACGATACTCTCACGTCATTGCCAGGGTTTTTCAGTACTAGTTATTTCTGCGGGCGGTGTTTACACCCCTATAATAATTTGGGGCGGCATGCATGCCCTAATGGACCGGAATTCACTGCCCTGTCAAGAATCATGCTCTGATTACCATGAGGCATACAAGACGAAACGGTTGGCTTCCCACATTTTCAATAGCTGTCGCCGTGTCTTCTATGGACCCTCCTGTCTGGAACTCCATAGTAGCAAAGCACAAGATGGGAAACCTAGCGGTCCTCAAAAACCATCCGTCTGTCAAGCGCGACGGAAATGCGCCCATTGTCGAAGACTCCTCGTGGGAAGCAAATTACAAGGTGATCATTGCTGTGGTTGGGGTGAATGTCCCTCGTGTCGCGAGCAAGTAGACCTTAACACGCATCGATGCTTCATTCAGAAGGCAAAGGACCCTGATGAGATCCGGGAAGAGAAACGAGCTGTGCAACTGGCCAAGCGGAAAAAACGGCGGCGTCAGCAAGGAGGAGACGCCTCAAAGGGGCTACAAACCCTTCGATCCAATACGGAGACCGAAAACCAGGAACAACCAGACGAATATAAGGAACCCCTTTTAGTGTTTTTTGACATAGAGGCAATGCAAAACACCGGGAAACATATCGCCAATTTGGTCGTAGGAATGACCTCTGAAAATAGCGACCCCAAAATCTTTCGCGGACCCCAATGCGTTGATCATTTTTTAGAGTGGTTAGAAGTCTTGACAGAAGAGGAAACGCGCGAAATCACCGTTTTGGCCCATAATTTTAAAGGGTACGATTCTTATTTTATCGTCGACGCATTGCACCGTCGCAAACAAGCATTAAAGCAGGTTCGCAATGGCGGTAAAGTACTGGAACTGACTTATCTGGGAGGCTACATTCGCTTCATCGATTCTATGTCGTTTATCCCTGGACCTCTCTGTTCTTTTACAAAAACATTTGGACTCGACCCCGATCAGTTTAAAAAAGGTTACTTTCCTCATTTATTTAATACCTACTCCAATATGGAGAACGATTACCGCGGTGAACTGCCTCCCAAGAAAGATTACATGCCCGAGGGAATGAGCAAAGAAGGGAAAGAAAAGTTTGAGAAGTGGTATGAAGAGCAGAAATCAAAGGGGGTTCAATTTCATCTGCGCCAAGAGCTCGAAGATTATTGCATCGATGACGTCCGGTTATTGCGCGAAGGCTGCCTCACGTTTCAGCGCGATTTCCGCAAGCGCACCCGATTTTGCCCCTTTGAACAAATCACTATCGCCTCGGCTTGCAATCGAGACTTGCGGCTCAATCGTATGCAAGAAAACACCATTGCCTCAGAACCTCTCTACGGTTGGCGTTTAGATGTCAATCATTCCAAAGCTGCTATGGAATGGTTAACGTTTGAGGAACAGCAATTGCGCCGCGACGCCTGGCTTGCATGTAGCGTTGACGAACGAAATCAGTTGGaagaaattttcttggaaaCAGGCGATGATAGCTCCGACCCGCGGTTCCGTCAGCGAATACAACATGCTAGGAATCAAGGCGAATATCGCATTCCAGACACCCGGTGGACAGTCGATGGCTATGATGTTGAGACCAACACGGTTTACGAGTTTCTAGGCTGTTTTTGGCATGGTTGCCCGAAGCGTTTTCCTCAGCGCTCGGAAACCTACCGACGACTGAACGACCGCTCCATGGCCGACGTTCATCAAGAAACCGTGCTACGATTACAAAGTCTCTCCCATCAAGGCTATTCTGTAAAAACCATCTGGGAGTGCGAATGGCAGAAATGTAAGAACCATGATCCGGAAACAGCTGAGATTGTAGCAGGGTACGATTTAGAAGAACCGCTTTCACCTCGCTACGCTTTTTTTGGTGGCCGCACAAATGCTGTTCGTCTTCATTACGAAGTCAACGAACATACCGCTGAACAAATCAAATATTATGATTATACAAGTCTCTACCCTTGGACCAATAAGACCCAGAAGTATCCGGTGGGACATCCTGAAATGATTTACGCCCCGCCACGAGAGAAACCAATTTCCGATTATTTTGGCCTCGTAAAATGTACAGTAGTACCACCGTATCGCCTTTTCCACCCTGTATTACCATACAGAACTCATAACAAACTCACGTTTCCTCTGTGTCGTACCTGCGTCGAAGAAAACATCGACCATCCTCTCCACGGGAAAGTCTCTTGGTGTGGCCATAACGAACAGGAGAGAGCATTGACCGGTACGTGGTGTACACCAGAACTAGAAAAAGCGGAACAGATGGGTTACGTGATCCAAACCATTCATGAAGTGTGGCATTTCCGAGAAACGCAAGTAGGCCTGTTCGAAGATTATGTGAACACTTG of the Montipora capricornis isolate CH-2021 chromosome 7, ASM3666992v2, whole genome shotgun sequence genome contains:
- the LOC138055610 gene encoding uncharacterized protein, encoding MHALMDRNSLPCQESCSDYHEAYKTKRLASHIFNSCRRVFYGPSCLELHSSKAQDGKPSGPQKPSVCQARRKCAHCRRLLVGSKLQGDHCCGWGECPSCREQVDLNTHRCFIQKAKDPDEIREEKRAVQLAKRKKRRRQQGGDASKGLQTLRSNTETENQEQPDEYKEPLLVFFDIEAMQNTGKHIANLVVGMTSENSDPKIFRGPQCVDHFLEWLEVLTEEETREITVLAHNFKGYDSYFIVDALHRRKQALKQVRNGGKVLELTYLGGYIRFIDSMSFIPGPLCSFTKTFGLDPDQFKKGYFPHLFNTYSNMENDYRGELPPKKDYMPEGMSKEGKEKFEKWYEEQKSKGVQFHLRQELEDYCIDDVRLLREGCLTFQRDFRKRTRFCPFEQITIASACNRDLRLNRMQENTIASEPLYGWRLDVNHSKAAMEWLTFEEQQLRRDAWLACSVDERNQLEEIFLETGDDSSDPRFRQRIQHARNQGEYRIPDTRWTVDGYDVETNTVYEFLGCFWHGCPKRFPQRSETYRRLNDRSMADVHQETVLRLQSLSHQGYSVKTIWECEWQKCKNHDPETAEIVAGYDLEEPLSPRYAFFGGRTNAVRLHYEVNEHTAEQIKYYDYTSLYPWTNKTQKYPVGHPEMIYAPPREKPISDYFGLVKCTVVPPYRLFHPVLPYRTHNKLTFPLCRTCVEENIDHPLHGKVSWCGHNEQERALTGTWCTPELEKAEQMGYVIQTIHEVWHFRETQVGLFEDYVNTWLKLKTEASGWPAWCDTEEKKQLYITQFQEKEGIFLEYEKIAVNPGQRALAKLMLNSMWGKFGQQVNKLQVKEFIEPQAFCTFMDSDQHNVRFVSCIDEQRVEAHHREEALCENICPNLNIFVTCFTTCWARLRLYEALELLNERVLYFDTDSVIFVQSPGEMKPVLGDYLGDFTDELTNGDFITEFCSGGPKNYGYRTKKDKYCCKVRGFSLTIEGMAQLNYQVLRENTLNEMQKPLD